One Branchiostoma floridae strain S238N-H82 chromosome 1, Bfl_VNyyK, whole genome shotgun sequence genomic region harbors:
- the LOC118421028 gene encoding 3-oxo-5-alpha-steroid 4-dehydrogenase 1-like, which yields MPGSLELPGDELVLLDYLAYGMIAVSIPTCFLLTFVTTALYGRNSTQFIVPGFLPARVAWVIQELPAFVVPCLLLLTTQADRIGYLPNRLLLALYMVHYFHRSLIFPMLIRGGKPTPLVPFLLALLFCVYNGYMQARYLSQYARYPDGWLTDPRFIVGILMFAVGMAINIHSDHILRNLRKPGETGYKIPQGGMFTYVSGANFFGETLEWAGFAVACWSLQAVAFATFTALNVGPRAFTHHKWYLQKFDNYPKDRAAIVPFLL from the exons ATGCCTGGTTCCCTGGAGCTGCCCGGTGATGAACTGGTCCTGCTGGACTACCTGGCCTATGGCATGATAGCCGTGTCCATCCCTACCTGCTTCCTCCTCACCTTTGTCACCACGGCGCTGTACGGTCGCAACTCGACACAGTTCATCGTGCCAGGCTTCCTGCCCGCGCGTGTGGCGTGGGTGATACAGGAGCTGCCTGCGTTTGTGGTGCCGTGTCTCCTCCTCCTGaccacacaggcagacaggatcGGTTATCTTCCCAACAGACTACTGCTGGCCCTGTACATGGTCCACTACTTCCACAG GTCATTAATCTTCCCAATGCTGATCCGTGGAGGAAAGCCTACCCCCCTGGTTCCCTTCCTCCTTGCCCTCCTGTTCTGTGTGTACAATGGTTACATGCAGGCCAGGTACCTGTCCCAGTATGCACGGTACCCAGACGGCTGGCTGACTGATCCCAGGTTTATTGTAG GGATCCTCATGTTTGCTGTTGGAATGGCCATAAACATTCACTCAGACCACATTCTGCGCAACCTCAGGAAGCCTGGGGAGACGGGCTACAAGATTCCACAAG GAGGAATGTTTACATATGTTTCTGGTGCCAACTTCTTCGGTGAGACGTTGGAGTGGGCAGGGTTTGCAGTGGCATGCTGGTCCCTCCAGGCTGTGGCTTTTGCCACGTTCACTGCTCTCAATGTTGGACCTCGGGCATTCACTCATCACAA GTGGTACCTGCAGAAGTTTGACAACTACCCCAAGGACAGAGCAGCTATCGTCCCCTTCTTGTTGTGA